Below is a window of Rhodopseudomonas sp. P2A-2r DNA.
CTGCCGTCGATCCCTTAACTGGAACAGCGACGCCTTTGTCCGATGATCGGATATTCGCAGCGGCCCGCACCCTGCTGCCCGACGTCGCAATGACCATGCAGGCGCGGTTGGACCAATACGATTCATACTGGTACGCGCATCACGGAACCCGCGTGCTGCCGGTGCTGCGCGCCGGCTTCGACGATGTCGCGCAGAGCTGGTTTCATCTGGATCCCGTGACCGGTGACGTGCTTGGCCGCAGCGATACCAGCCGCCGCAGCTATCGCTGGCTGTTCAATGCGCTGCACAGCTTCGATTTCCCGCTGCTGCTGACCTATCGTCCAGCCTGGGATGTGGTGGTGTGGCTGTTGTCGCTGCTGGGAATGATTGTTTCGGTCAGCGGCGTGGTCATCGGCTGGCGGTATCTAAGGAAGACATAGGGCGTTGCGACGCCTCCGCACTCTCTGCTGTCATCGCCGGTCGCGCGCATTTGCGCGCCAGGACCGGGCGACCCACTACACAGGCAGTGGTGATAGCCACAACGTCAGCGTTTACTGGGTCCCCCGCTTTCGCGGGGGATGACAACCGAGTGTGTCGCAGCTTACGCCACCTGGACCCGGTTCAGCCGCGCCGGCTCCGGCGGGATCATGCCGATCAGCGCCTTGCGGTCGGCGACGGCGTTGTGGAATTGCTCGAGCGCGATGTTGAAGGCGGTCAGCGAACCCTCCTCGATGGCGCCATGCTCGAAGCAGTTCAGCGTGTCGCGCAGGATAGCGTCGGCTTCCGCCTGCATCCGGTCGAGTTCTTCCAGCGATTCGCTGTGCCGGGCGATCGCCAGCATGTCGAGCAGCCGCTCGCGCAGGGTGCTGTTGTTGTTGCGTTCGTCGCGCTTCATGTAGCTGGCGAACCAGGCGCCCGCGGAGCCCATCGCCGACAGGCCCATCAGGCTCCACCAGATATAGTCGCTGTAGCGGTCGAGAAATGTCTTCTCCTCGCCGTCGACATAGGCGGCGGCGCCGGGATGCACCGGGATCACCGCGTCCTTGTCGG
It encodes the following:
- a CDS encoding PepSY domain-containing protein; this encodes MSDDRIFAAARTLLPDVAMTMQARLDQYDSYWYAHHGTRVLPVLRAGFDDVAQSWFHLDPVTGDVLGRSDTSRRSYRWLFNALHSFDFPLLLTYRPAWDVVVWLLSLLGMIVSVSGVVIGWRYLRKT